AAATATTTGGAATGGATTCaagaaaattcaaaatcaattgaagaatttcaacaaaaccAAGGAGGTGAGAAATTAGAAGAATTCAATAGGTTGATTCAAATCTCAAACAGCGAATTAGAAAAACTGGGGACTAAAGTTcaagatgatgaaaaatttgatgacAATGCTGAATTGGTGTATTCTGAATATTCTGGTAGATTCTGGAAATCAGTAGTTGAAGTTGGAGATAAAGTTACTGCTCATCAAccattgattgttgttgaagcaATGAAAACTGAAATGGTTGTAAATGCACCAAGAGATGGTAAAGTGCTTAAAATTTACCACAAGAATGGGGATATGGTAGAAGCTGGTGATCTAGTGGTTGTTTTAGAATAAGTTGtaaaatagtttttttttttttgtatttgtatttgtaataataaaaagaatcTATTGTAAATAACttgttgtttaattatGTCCTGGAAGGAGTCTGTAATTATAGATTGGTTGATGCGACTAATGTCGTCTTATTTAAGTGTCAAcgtttgttgttgatgtcGCGTGGAATCGCTTCAATTTGTCGTTGTGTTTGAGAGTTTGcatgaagaaaaaaaaaaaaaacataaagTCAAAgcaaacaattgaataaacaaacaaactatTCTTTAACAGTATCACAATTACATCAAGACTCAATCAATGTCATTGTCAAAAGACCAAAGTAGTGTTACAGCAGCATTACAACCAGAACAATGGACCACATCATCCAATGAAgcattgaaattgtttgtCACCAATTCGGAAGCAGCAGTTAATTTCCAACCTGTATTTACTTATCCAATATTTGGTGACGCAGAAACAATCTATGGGTATCAAGATTTGGATATATTCTTATGTTTTGATCATTATACGTTCAAAccatttttgaatattaaATATAGTGCCAAATTAACTGATGATCCAGagattattgatattaaaaaaacCATTGATGAATTCTTACCTAAACTGACAATTTTCAAAGATGAAGTGAAATGGGTCGATTCAATCaaggaagaaaaagttAATGGATACAAAATACCTGgtgaattaattgattcatttagCGAGGATGATAAGGAGTATGAGatatataaaattgatttaaaatcaGAAAATGGATATGAATTACATCAACGATTACAAATATTagtattgttgtttattgaAGCAGGATCATTTATTGATGCCAAAGATGAATTATGGAACTTGTATGTATTGTATGAAAAGGATAATAAATCTGCATCTAATAACAATGAGCCTTCTATTATTGGATTTACCACGGCTTATaattattggaaatatCCTGGAGCCAAAAAATTCGATTCAACTGAACAAGAACTGAGAATTAAGATTTctcaatttataatattacCGATTTACCAAGGTCAAGGTTTAGgacaattattttattccCATTTATATGACCAATGGTTGGCAAAAgatgatataattgaagTAGTGGTTGAAGATCCGAACGAAagttttgatgatttaagAGATAGAGCGGATTTGAAAAGGTTAAATGCTAGtgaacaatttgatttcaaagcGGTTACTCCTAAAGTAAACAAGGAGTGGGTTGAAAAAACCAGACGAGCattgaaattagaaaagaGACAGTTTGCAAGATTGTTGGAGATTATATTGTTATACAAGTTGAAGCATGGCTATCCTGGTATCTCGAAGAAAGATGTgagaatatttattaaaaaaagattatATGACAAAAATAAGGAAGGGTTAGCCACATTGGATGATAACACCAAGAAAGATAAGTTACAAACTGCCTATCAAGCTTTGGAAGAAGATTATTATAGAATATTGGGAGACTTGAAGTTGAATATTAAGCGTGAGAATGATGAAAAGAGAACCGATAGTGTTTCCAAAAAGCAAAAGGTATAAGTATATGTGTATTATTagtagaaaaaaaaaaaacaaaaactagTGTCTACAATGACGTAATATAAaagttttgtattttttcgAAGAAAGATATGGGGTGTTTAACGGTTGCTAAAGGTAGTTTAACCTGAAAACCTGATGTATTTTTCTAAAAGAAACTGTCTTATTTTTACGGATTGAAATTTGTGTTTAGTTGATTGATGGTGTTACTATGACGTAATATGGAATAATGCAATTGGTCATGGAATTATTCTATATCGTCTTGAAAAAAGtgtactttttttttttgtg
This is a stretch of genomic DNA from Candida dubliniensis CD36 chromosome 1, complete sequence. It encodes these proteins:
- a CDS encoding histone acetyltransferase b catalytic subunit, putative (Similar to C. albicans HAT1), with protein sequence MSLSKDQSSVTAALQPEQWTTSSNEALKLFVTNSEAAVNFQPVFTYPIFGDAETIYGYQDLDIFLCFDHYTFKPFLNIKYSAKLTDDPEIIDIKKTIDEFLPKSTIFKDEVKWVDSIKEEKVNGYKIPGELIDSFSEDDKEYEIYKIDLKSENGYELHQRLQILVLLFIEAGSFIDAKDELWNLYVLYEKDNKSASNNNEPSIIGFTTAYNYWKYPGAKKFDSTEQESRIKISQFIILPIYQGQGLGQLFYSHLYDQWLAKDDIIEVVVEDPNESFDDLRDRADLKRLNASEQFDFKAVTPKVNKEWVEKTRRALKLEKRQFARLLEIILLYKLKHGYPGISKKDVRIFIKKRLYDKNKEGLATLDDNTKKDKLQTAYQALEEDYYRILGDLKLNIKRENDEKRTDSVSKKQKV